The DNA sequence ATTGTTAGCTGGCTATCAAatctttatttgaatttgacaaAAGATAAATTATATGACAAACATATAAGGtttctcaaaatgaaaagcaaaagatatccttaaaaataaataacaggtgGCAGTACCTGCATCTTCCAGACAGCCTCGACACTGCTCCAACATTCTCCTGCACTGCGCTACTCTATGTGATCCAGTTGGACAAAATATTATTCTGAAAAAAGAACTAAATACACCAGTTAAGTGCATTGTCTCATATATTCTCATATGAAGCAGCATATGGAAGCACAATTCCACTGCAAAAGACACTAGGTGAAATAGTTTTGACAGGCTGAATGTGTGTTTCCAGTCCCGCTCCATTTTTAAAGTCAGTTACATCCACTGAATTAAAACTAAAtgatacataaaacatatttagttTTGTTCCTTCGTGGTAGGATGAATCCAGTCCTCCTCATTGAAGCCAATTTGGAGAGATTCACAAGTGCTTGTTCGATTGTCAATAGCATGTCAGTTATCAACACACCACGGGCCTGATTTCAGTAAAAACTACCTGCTATTTATGTGTTGACCACCGACAACATACCAGTTTGCTATTCCTGTGCAGAACTAATATCAGTCCAGACAATCTGTTCTGCAACTGCTGAGTGATCGATACAGCCGGCAGAGTACGCCTAATGACACGACCTACTTTTTTGATCACTTAATGCCAAAGTACACTACCATTTGCTAAGGTATCATACAGAAAGCATCGGTGTACCAACACTTCAACACTTTCAGTATGGTGCTCAAAACGGAATTAACTTTCATTGGATAGCcaattattacaaataaatacttcataataaataacagaaatatatatcCTTAAAGTTAAGAGAGACTGGTTAAACAGACTGTTATGACAGCTAAATACATCCTGTGCAAGGCTGAAAACCTGTGATCCCATACAGACCATGGCCACTGTTGCTCTAAGGATGTATTCTTGTCTGAAAACTCATCTGTTGTTCTTTGCTATTTCCCACGAGTGCACTGAGACACCAGACattaaacaaactgaaaaatgtgcGCAGTCCAAACATCGCTGAAGTAACTACAGCTATGCGCAAAACATCTGCATTTTCCGCCATTTCAAAATGGCTAATGCAGTTAGAATACCAATGTGTCAAGTATATCCAGGGTAAACAGCAGTGTGGAGGCATCATGACGCTCCCTCAGAGCCAGTGTATACCCACCCCCCGTACACTTCACCCGCACCAATCAGCACGGTGCAGCGCACAGGGTCCATGTagagtaggagagagagcaTGCTTCCCCTATCAGAGGTAATTTACCCATTAGGAAACTTTGACCATTGGTCATTTTCCATGGCACAGGACCCTGCACAAACAACACTGCAGTTCTTGTACAAGGCCCTTCTCTTACACCTCACATTCcatcatgttcttttttttttttgatcttcAAGGACAATTAATTGCTCTCGTCTTCATATCTGTAATACCCCTTTTCAACTGCCCTTAAACTTATGTTTTCAGCGGAAAGCTTCTGATCCAAGTCACGCAGCGTATTGAGGAGGTCGTTAATGTCGGCTTCGCGGCCCTGCTTCTGCATCCAGGCCTTCAGGAGCTCGTACACTTTATCTTCAGCGCGCGCGTTCTCGATCATGTTGTCGCTCAGACCAATAGCCCTGAAAAACCTTTTGTGAATTTTCAGCTCCAAAAATtcttcaaaaatgtcaaaactcTTCTTTAGTGAGTCATcacctgaaaagaaaaatggagcAAAACCTATTACAGCCAGCTTTTACAACAGGTTACTATGCTGTAAATTTTATTACTAGAATGTTATTAGATACTATACAGGTTTTTTATacaaaaagctattttaaaaacaatacatcaactatatttattaatttatcactgaatttaacattaattcaatacaataaaaaaaaaaaaacattaacttcaGCATCATACCATAAAATGTAAGCCAATGCAAGTGAACAGAGACCAAAATTAATacaatttattgttttaaaaaaatttttttaattaaggtgTAAAATCAAGATAGACGACAGAGAAGGTGCACAGgggcaaaacaatttttttcctgaaattcatattaaaatcaTTTATGGAAAGGCTGCCATCAAGCCATTTCTATGTGGATGACTGTGGCTGAGAATCTCTCTGGGCCACTGTGTACGTGATGGAGGGACAGCTGCTTTTAATATAATTAGGCAAAAGCAACCTTAATGCAAAACTGCTGACAAAAGTCAGTGAACACACTGCATTTCCTGTTCCACCAGATTTATAATAAAGGACATTGGTGTCTTACCATTCAAAGAAATGATTCTTCTCTCCCCCtgcaaaaacaagcaaaatttcaacattttgcaAGAACACCGCtctaatatgtatttttatgtcgCTCTCATGATCCTGAAAGAAATAAACGGCATAACTCAACCATTGCTTGCATAGTACATTTTCATATGATTTGAGAAgtcatgtattttaaataaacatgcaaacaccCTTCTAATTGAAGACTTTTACCCATGCGAGAGCAAGGCAATGTAATATATAAAGTGGATAATTAGGAAAAGTTTTTCCTTAACTCCCAAAAACACTATTTTTGCAATCACAGAACAGCATTATTTTCTTATCATCCCATATAAATATCAGCCATTAGTTATGCTATTCACTACATAGTAGATAAAGCAAAAGTTTCTGTAGTGTCCTCATCTGTTCATGGCTTTATTTGGACATAAAGAAGAAAAGCTGAAGGACTGTGCACAATGGAGCTTTTCTACACTTACTTACGTCATCAAACTCAAGGAATTTTCAAAGTCCTCCTTCCCCAAATTCAAGGACCAAAAAACTGTACAGCAGACTATTCCATTACTGCTGCTGACCATCGATAAATACAAGCATTGCCTGAATATTTGACAGATTTTAATCTGTATTGAAATCAATGTTCCAGCAAGTTCTGGACTTACCCCCCAATCAAAACCCCAACAATTTCATGTTTAGAATGTTATTCTGAGGCTTATTTTTCTCATTAGCAGGCCGCAGAGGCCGTTGATGGGCAGTGGACAGGGTGGCTcacctgacagacaggcagcctgttaggggcggggctgtggcgAGGCGAGCTGCCGCAGGACGGCACGGTGGGCGGGGCAGACAGGCTGGTCTGGGAGGAGTTGGTGGTGTTGGGCAGGCTGTCGCCCAGCCCCCTGTCCTCGTCCTCCACGGGCACGGACTTGGCGTGCACGACCTGCGTCTCCTGCAGCAGGGGCTGCGACTCCTGCCGCGGCTCCCCCGCGCTCCGGCCGTCCCGCGCCTCCTCCGGCGCGCCGTGGCACTGGTCGACCTGGCGGAGCCAAGGACAGGAGCGCGTCAGGCAGGAGTGGagctgtggagctgtgtgtttgcatgttacGGCAGGTCTCATACAAATCCCATGTCACTCTCTGtcgcagtggttctcaaccttggTACTGGAGTACCACTCTGTATGCTGCtattcattccaaccacaactgcgATACCagcattttaacaagctgttcatttttcttaattaggtgcttttcatgtttagagggattatttaacCTGTTAAACCACGTCATGTCAGAATAACTACGCATGCCATGAAGAAGTCCCATATCCTTACAGTGCCAACTGCGCTATATTGCAAGCGATCACAAGGTCTCAAAAATGTTTAACTCATCAAATTACAGACTGAGGTGAACAATTGGGCTCATTATTTGGtaaaagtgtggacacctggccacggAAACTAACAAATGGTAGAATTCAAAGACAACACAAATGATAATGAGAACCTGCATTGTTCTAACAGGTTTAAGGATGAATTTATGCAAGAACTTGTACACAagtgttcaacaaccttaatAGAGAGACTGGCAGTTgcaaaaaccagcatatacaGGAGTCCCCAGGACAAAGATTGAGAACCACGGCCCTACTGGAAACAAACAACTGAGTTTGTGTCGGGAAAGGTGGATCTCAAAGACAATGTGCTGATGTCCACTAAATGGAGACTTTAGACTAAACGAGAccaaacaaactcaaaataaaaaagggaaagaaagaagatAAGACCATacttgtgtattatttttaccGTAGCTTAAATTTAGGACATCATTCATATCGCCATTTTCTTCAACTTAAATCTGACACTTTTATCTGTTATGTCAAATACATACTGTAAACTCGTGTTTCTGTGAATAGTTTCAGAGGACATGAACAACTTTTGCAAAACTTGTCTTTCCTACAACCTGCTTTTGGGACGCATAATCACAAACTGGTACGGCCATAAGCCCCCTCACTTCACACCATTCCCAGCCCTCTGAGCCTGAACAGAAAGCAAGCTTATAAACCCTGTGGCTGATTAGCGACAGGTGGCTCCAATCAAACCAGCTGTGCTCAATGATACCAACTAACTAACTAAGGAAATGGCTCCACCACTCTCAGCCCAGAACACGATAAAGCAGTCACCGACTGCCGCAATTCAGTAACCACCGCCAACTATAACACCAGTACACTATTTCATGCTTCCAATTCCTTCAAATTCTGAAGAGCGTGTTAGTCATTGGTTTACGTGCCTTTAATCTGAGCActacctgtgttttgtaaagcCAGCCCTCAGTCTTGTTAGATAATGGCAATGAGGACAGCAATGAAATGCACTAGGGGTAACAGAACCTAAACTCCATGTTTCATGTTACCTATTTTggtaaaaaagacaaaacaatttTAGATCGTAAGCAGACACCTTGTTACCTTTCTAGTTATTCACACTGCTGCTTCAAATAAAAGGCGATCAGCCTCGCTCTAAATACATGAATCGGGTGTGTCTCTCAGTACAAAGCCACGCATATTTGAAAGATGAGAACCTCGGCTATCAAATTACAAGCACAAAGAAAGACAGAGCTAAAGTAGCAAATCTGTGTTGATAATGGTGTCGCCATTCTCAGGTTCACATGTTTACAAGAAACAATCAGGATGTTATCAGGGCTTTTAAAGAACTTGGCCAAATGTATTCTGTGATCTGCTACATCCAGCCCTAAAATATACTGGTGGGCTGAACCTTTCTGcagatgtaaaaaataaaatatataaaaaatgaaaaaaagatttaaaaaatagtaaGGAATCCAGATTGCTTACCATATTGATCTTCACCTCTTCACTCGGATCACTTGGGGTTTCTATAACACAAGGAAGCAGACTTTAACACATGTTGTTTTGACCCATGTTCCAGCATGTACAGTCTaaaaaaatctcataaaaaaagaCCAATCATAAAATTGCAATGAACTAACATTTCTATTACGAAGCGTTGGCAAGTACATATAATGAAATCAGTCATATTAAATACATAGTATGTTGCATAATTTTAACCAAGTCTGTATTTGCAAGTaagatcaaattaaatatattgtgcacacaagcacagaaagaGATTTGGCCACTGTAGTAAAGTCTGTACACTTGTACAATACCctgaaaatttaatttagaaattaaatgcaaacacaacaaGGACAGAtttaataaaaggaaacaagaccaggttaaaacctagtatatggctggacccaACACACGTGATcaggccaaccaatggtgtagcttcaccactcactcagtcacgcagtcacagacattcgagTTTGTAGGGCTGGaaccgctgttgcggtccagccaaaaacaacatTACCAACAATATACAACTAAATGGGAAATATGTTCAGACTCCAAATGAAGTCAAAATATGTAATGTCctatttgtaaaaatgtcagcaaaaataaacatcatGTAGATGTTTCTGGTGTGCGTTTATATTTTGAACTCCTAGGTATTACTGTATGTTGTGGGAGTTTATCCTAACTAAATTTTGGCTATCCTTGTAATCAGCGGTTGGATGATAACTACAGCCCTTCTTCAACTTCAATACGATgtggctttaaagtgttttttgttaACACATTATGAGTCGCAGAAGCAATGCCTTTGTGGATTagttatgaataaatatttaattttaggTACTTGGGCAAAAGGTGTTTTCCCCACATTTGAGGACTTGGGGAAAAGGTtttgtggactctttagccaatcaccGACTTAGATGAAGCACTTAAGCACTGAAAGACACCATAAATCAACAGACAATGCTGGCCTTCATGGTTTGAGTTTGAAATCCCTGCTATAAACGTCCTCTCTCACCTGTCCTTTCGCCAGACCGCCTTCTCCACCAACACCACAAGACAGCAGCAATTCCAATGAGAACCAGTACACACATCACGGAGATAACCACTGTTTgaataaaagaaatataaattttcATACTGTTATCAATTATCAAATATAATCTGTAACAAAGTGTAGATACTAGACTATGTTTTTTTCTACTACAGAGTGAAAGAATAGATTACTAAAGTCATTTGCAACATCACTGTCCTGTAAAACTGAATAGTCTAGAAAATCATGGATGCGATAAGATCCATCTGAACCCCAAATGCTAATTCTGTGATTTAAAAGCAAGAACACGTTTTTTGCTTTTATccacagataaaatattttgctgaaacTTCAATCCATCTAAAAGACAAGACACAGCTGAGCAAGTCACATAGCCAGACTGTGCGCTATACCTGGAACAGTGGCATCAGTGGGGGAGCTTATAGTGGGGGTCACAGGGTCAGTGGGGATAGGAGAGATGGGGGATTGCTTTTTTCTACACACGGTGTTCAAGGTGCGGGTGCAGTTCTGAATCTTCTCCTCATCCTCTTTACACCTGAAAAACAGGTGATGAGCAAATGCATAAATCCAGGTCTCAATAGCTGTGCAACAATACGAGTTTGTGACCAGAAGAGAGCATGGAAAGGGAACTTACTTGGCACACTTTTTGCACACCTCACATGGTTTGTCCATCTCACAGAAGGAGCCACGTTTGCACTGACACTGCGCGTTCTGAGTCGCGGTGCAGGGCACTATCTCCTCTTGATCTGTAGAGAGACAGTCACTTGTTCAGAGAGTACTTCTGTATGTACGGTATACCTTCTTCTGGGATTAACTCAATTACATACGGCTCTTGCTACAGATACCGCTTAGTAGTACTGCATTTGTGAAggtcttttctttctttttgttaatCTGAACTGGCACAATGTAAGGCCATCTACAGAAAGCCTATTTAAAGCATACAGACACAAAGCACTAATATGAAGTTAAAGATTTATTACTTGGTATTTAGCAGAGTTTAGCATTTAAAGCAGCTTTAAACAGAATCTAGCTGAGCTGGTAAAAAGCTGATCGGCACCTTTGGGCGTCGCCATGGTTATCCTGCTTGAGAAACATTTACTCAATATGCCCGAGGGTTAGGGCTTTACAACCATTTACAGTGTTCATGGCAAGAACTCTTAAGGGGAATTCCAACAAATAGCTAATACATCATATTTCTTTTAATACACCCAGCACACAATTAGCATTTCTGGATCAAGATCAACTTGAAGTTTCCATACCAGGAATCATTTTACTCTATGCTTACTCCTTTTTATTCTGCTCTATATTTTTCTAAGGATcataaaatgtgctttaaaaatagatttattattttatgtttcactCATATTTTTCCACTACAAGTTTGTGAAAGTGATCCGATTCGTCTTTGGTCTTTTGGTTTcgtgtttattttgtattctgaAAGCTGCTCATTGTTAGGgcctttttattttgtcaatgtGGCAAAATCGGTAAAGGAATATCTTACAGTATATAAGAAGAATATTTTGATTATCTAGCAATATAAActagaaaatataattatgctATAAATATAAACCCAAGCGTACGCTCCTGTGAATCGGAGCGCTGAAAGGGTCAGGTGCGTGACGCAGACGCACTCACCCCTGTGGCACGGTGTGCAGGTCAGGCAGCGATCCATCCCAGTCGCGTGTTCTGTGTACGTTCTGGGTTCACAGGGAGCGCAGACGCCTACTTCCGAGGCCTTCTCACAGGGCGTTTTCACATAGGTACCTGTGACAAGGCATGCATGCATCACTGCTTACCCAGGCGGTCTACAATATCTACACTGCtctcaaatgaaatgaagatatcatatcatatcaagCACAGCAAAATCCCCACTGTTAAATTAACTCTAACAGAGGTTATACGAGTCtaacaaggaaaaaaatgttgattttactttacaaattgtCCTATGGGCCATagaaatttttttgaaaatttcagtATAATAAAGCAATTCATTAATACAAaagaacaatttatttatttggactGAAAAATCCAGCCAGATTCTGTAGGGGCCTTGATATTGCGCCTGGGGCATATTGCCTCCACGCATGCAGAACATGGGATCATGTTGcgcgctgtgacatcacacattctGCATGTATGcgcatttcattttctcaccAGCTTCGCAGTTGTTGCAGCAGCGGCCGTCATGCGCATACTGTCGGTTTTCAATACACTGGATCTGCGGGGCAGTCTTGTTCCATTCTTCATTCCGTGGCCGATTCAGCCCCTGGTCCGCAACCTCCGCAGCCACGGGGAGGATTAGGCACGCAATTATAACCTAGGACAGAGGAGTCACAGTCTCCATTACCAGCGAATAGGAACTCGGTACTCTTATAACAAACCGTGAGGGAGCAATCACTCGCTTAATCTGAAGCATCTGATCTGCGCATCAGTAGGAAAGCAAATCAAGAAAAGCGAGAAAAAGCATAGAGAGAGCATAGTTTAGTGCTTGGCTCGATGCAGATTTCAAATGGCACACCACAGCCATAATTATTTAGTGAAAGACATGACGGCCAATATAAGGTAAGTGATCAGTAAGAATTTGCCAAAGTCTTCTGTTAGTCACTCAGCCAACAAAAGATTCCTCATGAACAAGGGAAGCTATCCActcagggaagaaaaaagaaagtaaaggaACGTTTGCTGTtatcaaagaaaaatatgaagaacctacatttttaatacaatagGAACCCATATAACATGCAGTAGCCTAATTTAGGTTAACACCATCATCAcccaaacaaaaatggaaaccaATGTCATTAGTAGttttggataataataataataataataatgagctcAATAATACAACAGAAATAATACAATAGTgttacattcataaaataacTTAACTACTAATAAAAATAGCAACCATCtataaaaaacactgaaagtgaAATGCACAATTGTATGCAAGGGAAATGAAAAAGGCAGCATTTCCGTATTTCATCCATGCTATATAGCCAGGTACTATGACTGCATTCTCATTGGGCTTAATTCTGTTGAAAaccaaatatttacaaattgtTATAGGACATCTTTGAAATTGCATACTGAAATGACTAAATAGGAAGCATTAAATAAACTGCTGTATGAACCATGTAGGTAACTGGTTCTAAAATTATATCTTGAGGCTCATGCAAAACAAGATTTTTCACTTTTCCAAAGTTTGCATGATATCACCATATAGCCTATTATCCGAACTGGTACAATCCACTCAATTATTTCACATGATAGAGCTGAAGAGACAAATGGCGCCATTTTAACAGCTTTCAAactaaaataatgtgttttgcttgttttcttttctacagcaccgtgaaaaagtatttgccatttcctgatttcctctattgcatatttgccacacttaatggtttcaaatctttagacaaaatataatattagataAACTGAGCTCAACCCAGAGTTGTTTCACAAAATGAACCGAgtgatcttaaaaaaaaaaaaatccattcgtGTAGTTACCCTATAATCTGGAAGTTATGTGGCAGGGATTTTGGCCAGCACATGAGGCTATGCGCACACTGGCATCACCTCTGAGCAGAAAGCACACAGTTCACAGTTCACAGTTATCTTCTTGGCCACACAAATGAACTGAGGCGGGGAATATATTGACCGGCTTTATTAAAGGGGCCAGACTGCTTTTAACATCTCCAGCTAATGATATCGATTTTCCGGTCTAACACCACTCCATCCATGTTTACTGGTAGTGTGAACAAGTTAGCAAGCGCATTATTAATAATGACTCAattcaaaactattttaataGCAGAAAACATTCCTCAAATGCAGCTTGAAAAAGGTGAACAGAAGACCTCAGAAGCAAGAGAACACTTGAGAAGACAGATCTAAATAACctatatattgtacatatattTAGACTTAGGCCTAGGCCTATACCTAGGCCTCCCAAAGACAGACTCTGGTAAAGACAATAGGCTATATGTTTATGGTATATTCCAGCTTGACAACTTGAAATTCCAGCCAAACCAGTTTGCGACCCATTCTGCATGCACACTGAACTTGTAAGACTTACAAGTTAGACAGTGTATTAGCCTATATGACATTAATGAGGCACAAGAGGCTATGGACTATCATTAACATTGGCTTGTCTTAGCGCTTTATCAGGTTAGAGCCACAAGTAATCTATCCTACATTCTGAATTGAAAAGGCTTCCATCTTCCATCTTGTGTTACAAACCACATGTTACAAACAACCGAGTGCAGGCCATTAGTGTAGGCCTGAGCTGTCCTGTTACTGTTTGTGtgttaatttagcatttttctgtAAGGGTGTTGTTCTGTAAGGGCTGCCAGTCCTGTTCACTCCCGGACGACGTGATGCAGTGACTCACAGCACACTTGAAAAGATGAAGAATTAGGCCTCGTTTTAATGGCGCAGTTCTCAGCATAAAAGGCTTGCCGGCACTGCAGCCTTATTAGCGCCGTGACTCCAGCGGCATGCTCTGGAATGCGGCCATGCCTTGTTATTGTAAGGGAGTTTCCTAGACAGAAACGCCGTGCTCGGCTCTCGGCAGACGTCAGAATTTCCACAGGCTCGCTTTAGTTGAGGGACCAATGAGGTTGCACTTACAATCGCACCATTCTGATCTATCCAAATAATCTGCGAGCGCTAGCAActcagaggggaagagagagaaaaaagctcATTTCCTTTCTTGGGACATTGGAAGCAGCTCAACACAAGGCTCCAGACTCATGGATATATTATTTCCCAAGTAGCGGCAGCCAATGAGGGTGCTTGCGTGGGCTGCTTAAGGGACCAGGCAGAGCTTTTTTCTTCCTGTAGCTAATAAGAAGTATCTGTTATCCAGACATAAGACAgcatcaaatgaaaatgaaaaggcttttgtaaaggaaaaaataaactctCCTATTTTTATAAATGGCGGCTGAATAAGcttattattctttttctctACCACATGGCACCTAAGCCCTTTCTCAGATGCAATATCAGTATTTTCCCCTACAATAGCCATTATGATTTTAGGCCAAGATCACATAGTCCATTGTGCTCTTCTCTTTCTTAGGTTAAATGCGAGGTGTGAAAGATTATACCCATACTGTATCAAATCACCCTGACCTGAATGTCGTCCATGTGACATGGTATCTCCTTGCAGAAGTAAAAGCATTTTACTTTCCTTTAAtctaaatttatttgaaatttctCCTTCCTGAGCCATGTCAATTTCTTGCTTGCAGGCCTAACTTCCAACACTGTGCACAGATTATTAGATTTGCTCATCTAAATAATGTTAAGACTTGTGGTTCTGGCTGGTGCCATACCTAAAAAAACACCCTCGGGGTGGGTGGCTTTCATttgctacaaaaatacaaaaagcctttcacaaacaatttaggaaatgtTCTTTCGGCCAGGCATAGGCTACACCAAGAGGAATACcacctttttaatttttgttcagATCCACCACAAGAAAAATTGGACACAGCCCTGAGAATGTACTGTAGATTGATATCTTGCACTCAATAAGTAGGCTAATTCTCAAACAATCGCACTTTAGGATTAAACCCGTAACTGATCATATTAGGCTATAGCATTATAGAAACACAATCATTAGCCTTGTTGTAATTAGGCTGTTTGTACTGAGTAAGTCCAGTAATCAGTAACATTTTCTCACTCATTTCTAATTTGTGAACAATTAGTCACACATTAGGTATAGTCAGTACACTGTATGCGAAAACTACAGCACACAGCCTAATTGCAGT is a window from the Anguilla rostrata isolate EN2019 chromosome 14, ASM1855537v3, whole genome shotgun sequence genome containing:
- the LOC135239265 gene encoding tumor necrosis factor receptor superfamily member 10B-like; this encodes MSRWNWGPHFKMNFKMTVIIACLILPVAAEVADQGLNRPRNEEWNKTAPQIQCIENRQYAHDGRCCNNCEAGTYVKTPCEKASEVGVCAPCEPRTYTEHATGMDRCLTCTPCHRDQEEIVPCTATQNAQCQCKRGSFCEMDKPCEVCKKCAKCKEDEEKIQNCTRTLNTVCRKKQSPISPIPTDPVTPTISSPTDATVPVVISVMCVLVLIGIAAVLWCWWRRRSGERTETPSDPSEEVKINMVDQCHGAPEEARDGRSAGEPRQESQPLLQETQVVHAKSVPVEDEDRGLGDSLPNTTNSSQTSLSAPPTVPSCGSSPRHSPAPNRLPVCQGERRIISLNGDDSLKKSFDIFEEFLELKIHKRFFRAIGLSDNMIENARAEDKVYELLKAWMQKQGREADINDLLNTLRDLDQKLSAENISLRAVEKGYYRYEDESN